GTTAACGAAACTGAGGGGAAGTTGGAGTGTAAAGGAGGAAACGATGTATTCCATGGAATCTTCTGAACTGTTGGCGAGGATCACAGTGAATCCGGACGTCATGGTTGGAAAACCTGTGATCAGGGGGATGAGAATCACTGTCGAACAGATTTTAAAGGCATTGGGGGGCGGTGTTTCTGCATCGGGTATTTTGGAGGATTATCCTGAGTTGGAG
This region of Pseudomonadota bacterium genomic DNA includes:
- a CDS encoding DUF433 domain-containing protein; the encoded protein is MESSELLARITVNPDVMVGKPVIRGMRITVEQILKALGGGVSASGILEDYPELEPQDIQAAILYASERIENEKVYVVNG